In the Arachis hypogaea cultivar Tifrunner chromosome 20, arahy.Tifrunner.gnm2.J5K5, whole genome shotgun sequence genome, gATTGTTGATCCAAAGCTTTTTAATTATTGTTCCTCTTCACTCAAATCGTTGGtaactgattttttttaaacaaatcgaCACTAACAATTTCTTTAAAATCAATTATGAGTCCCATAGTTAGGTATTACACatccaaaattttatttatacgtATTACACAATTGtaattagtatataaaaaataatagttctCTTTCGgtcataacaaaaataattagcgACATTATGTACTTTAataataatttgtttatttttcacATCTTGTCATCTTAAAGAGTTAATATAataattgtattaaaaaaataaagagttaatactcaaattaatttttgaaattatatgtatgttttatattagtctttaacattttaattatataatttaatactaaaatttgTATTTGTGATTCACATTAGCTTTTATTCCCTAAGTCAGTTTCTGTCACACTGAGGTTAACGGTGTTAAAGTGGCCATGCTTGATTATAGAAAAAtgataactttttatttttagtgctaaaatatccaaaaacaaTTCTTTTAAGATCATTTAAGCCATGTTTTGCTCTTAAACATTTTATAtggtattgttttttttttatttgagtgtCAAAAATAAAACGCTGTTATTTTTCATAGTTCAACGTGAGAGCATTAGTCATTTTTACTGCGTCATTAATGTTTTCGTGAGGCAGATTGATTTAGAAACTAACATAAATCATAGATACAAATTTATTGAGTCAATTGAAATTATATAGGCCAATTTCAATCGTTCTTGCAACTTCAGGCAGGGGAAATGTAAGTATTAATTATCTCAAACTTTAATTAAGATAAGACAACGACCTTGCTAAGAATCCACATGACCAAAGAGAATTCAAACGCAAACAAAGTATAAAGCAATCCTCGATCAAGTAGGAACCCAAATACCGTTATCCCTCCATAGTTATGCTGCAAATATGTCACTGCAATTATTATCAATACAAGAAATTAGATTTCATTTAATCATCAAGAACCAAAAGAATTTCAATGTTTCTAACAAATTTCATCATTTGTATATCATTATTGTAGTTCTTGTACATAAAGTAACTTAGTGACCTTGGGATGTGTTTGTAAATTTGATTTTAACACCTAATCCCTAATATAAAACATCTTACAAAAAATCTATAATAAACACATTTTGAATGAAAGGTTTATTAGATTTAAAAGTGTTGCAACAAAAATTATTATATCTACTATATATAATGAGATATCAAAgaaatttagtgttttttttttaaatatcttttattatatataatccaTAAAAATATATACTTTTACAATATCTAATATTTGAGCTTATAGTCATGAAATATTTATTATCTTAACTAATATCACATTTGTTATTGTTGCAAAcatttagttaataaaaaaaggtGAATTAATAAAGACGTATGGATAATTCAGTTACGACATTAATTGAAAATAGTTATAATATAACcaactaaaaaacaaaaatagtaaACATAAAACTTAAATCTATTCctaaaactaaacaaattaaatgaactCAAATTTAAATAATCACAAACTTATAATTTCTCTAACAAACTTAAACTTAACATGCTTGCTTCTATGCATTAGTCTTGCATATCCAATAGCATGAAAGTGGAGATAATAGTAATAACTATACCTAAAGCTTGCCTTGtttggaaggaagaagaaggtctCTGTTGTGAGGTTACTGATATGTATATGCCCTCAGAATGAGAAtgagaatcagaatcagaatcacacTCTGGTGGCATCATTTGAGCTTTAAATTGCTCTGATTCAGCAGAAGCATTAGTCACCAACATGTGCCATTTTGTGGCAATTGAGACTATCCCTTGAGCCCTGTGTGTGATTCTTGCTGCACTTACTAGACAGAGCAAGAATCCACTTAACTGCACAGCTGAACAAATCTGCATAATAAACACAAACTCAATTGAATCAAAGAGAGACCTATAAAGATTTATAGCCACAaacttagataaaaaaaaatttagtaatttttttcatattcttGATGTATATTTAATGTGTGTTTTAGACTTTTAGGAGTAAGTGAGCAACCACATTGATAAATTTTGTTCACCATATATAGTTAAAAATGAGTGGACAaaattacttattattattataaaacatgcattaaataaaataaaataataaaaaaatgcaagattttttcaatttttcttctttatattttagtaattttcatttaattttatatgcaaaacatacaaaatttaatatttttattataatttattatgtgtataaattttatttctgaCAAAAAAATGAGTGTAAGATttgaaaacaataaattttatttttaaccatTTGAAAGAGGGATGTTAGAGTACAAATTAAAATTCATTTCTAATGGTAAGGATTAACCAAACATGttacttttgaaaaataaaattagctattaaatcagttattcatataaaatatatttaaaaataaattaaacgatttatgtatttatacacaaatatatgatatttaatttttaataataattttttttggtgaaagaTAGAATTAGGTGAGAAATGAaggtttttattaaatttataaaaaacgtgataaaattttatagtttttttaataaaaaacaatATTTACTCTTCACCAAAACTCTACTTTTTACTATGATATTACTGTGCACTAGCAATTTTGAGGACCaatatattcctttttattttgaaaaaagaaaaaattaattaaaaaataatgtgtAAATAATTTATCTAATCATGTTAGACATACATTAAAATAAGTCTCAATATAAAATAgacatttaaatataaaatacatattaaaaatgacAACTCTATATGTATAGAGTGTGAGAGATTTACCACAAGATCACCAGAATTGAAGAAAGTCTTGTGAGATTTGGActccaaaacaagcaacaaagcAGCCAACTGGCTAACACTGATAGTAACCAAGGAACCAATTATAAAGAACCTATACCTATGACTCGTAACCCATAACTGCCTCCTAATCCTAACATGTTCCCTAAATATCACACTTGCTTCATTATTACAACCATCTCCACAACCTTCAAATAGCTTCTTAAGCCCTTCAAATCTTAGAATCTGAAGCTCACATGTTAGCCTGAATAGCACACACATTAACAAGAACACCCCTGTTCTGTAAACCCATGAAACAAGGACTAGAAGGAAGAGTATTGAATTTAGAGGGAACTGACCACCGTTGGCGGCCGGGCCGATGTGTCTGACTGTGATCTTAGCCGTCGTGAAGAGGAGGATCTTGTGTGCCAGTTGTACAAAGAATGAAGGTAATATTATGAATGATAAGTATTTAAATGCCTTCTCAAGCTCCCGTGTGTAGCCACGTCGAACGTACATTGAGTCATCTTGTAAGATGTCTAAGAATAGAAGTTGCCTAAGGCCATACCTGTTTGTAATTTCAACTCTGACTGTGAGTTGTAAGATGTTTCGCATGGCTAACCATTCATATGAACacgtttttatgtaaaattatctAACAGTGTTTGTGGTACCTTCGGAAGAAACGGGAGAGAGTGAAGAAGGCGATTACAGCAAGGGCCGATTCCGGTAACTGAACAAGCTTGTTGAATTTAAAGGGGTCATCAATGGAAGCAGAGTGAGATACACCGATAAAGATTGAGATGAGGAGAGGTGCAGCCACTGCCAGGACGACGAACAACGCATAAGAAATTATTCTTCCAAAGCAATAAGAGTGATCAAGGGCACACCACTTAAGAATGATGCGAAGGTTTCGAAGTTCATCCGAGCTTATAGGCTTTGATCTTGCATAACATGGCTGCTGCATGAGCAATGGAACGTTGTGTTGTTGTTGATCTTCGTTTTGTGGAGAGAGAGTGGTAATGGAAATGGTGGTGGTGGATTTGGTTGGTTCAGTGGTGGATGATGGCTTCATTTGTTTTCAAACAGAGAcagagaaagagaaagggaaagaaagtgaatgaatgaatgaatgcatgctatgtgtttgtttTATTGTGTCAGCGATATTAttatatgttaaaatttaaacttaataaatgtgggaaaagaaaAGAGTAAAGAGGGAAGAGAAGAACGGGAAAAAGAAGTTAGAATTTAGAAACCttgtgttaggatttggttgaattagtcccacattgcttaggatagcaaatggagtgggtggcctaggctataaatatgaggctaagttctccatttgtttttgcaccagtcagaaacactttaagcttgtatctgatttttcttttcctctgtactctttgattagagagtgttgtgaggtgtagttagatatttgctttgaaagagtgtgggtgtactggggtgccggtgagagaaagaagtctatgtgttgtaacaattttcacatagtgatattctctggttgtcatttgacaacggccgtggttttttctccggtaattggagtttccacgttaaattcttgtgttgtgattgtgtctattttatttctctgtcaaaggtgttttctcaagggggaattgtgtcttattcccaacaagtggtatcagagcttcggttcggtgggatttattcttagtatgctctgtggttgcagcctagtctgaccttccacatcagaaaagaattttgtcctgtggcttgaggttgatctttggttgctgttgttgttgctggaaggcagtgtgactctgtgagagtgcagtttggaaaaggttctggctaaggaaagacttggtatttaagtgtgtccattgtgacccacctctctttcctggggacccttcctagtgcacggtctacagttgagttataatattccagtatacggttgcaacaatgtcaggatattcaagtgctgtgaagcttgaaatagagaaatttgatggaagaatcaattttggcttgtggcaagtacaagtcaaggatgtgttgatacaatcaggtttgcacaaggcgttgaaggagaagatctctggttgctctctctatgagagaagatgatgttctctagaagacaagaagtatcctcatggtattaccgcactgccatggataaggatgagttgtggcaatcaggtccacaattgcacacgggcattggttggcgttgagatgcaaggtgtgtggcggagttaggtcgatggctgaagaacttccaggaaaagccaatttggaagttgcaccatgaattttcagcaaggtttcgatctgtaccaaggcgaaattcttggagtggtctaattccaagtgagtatactttcatggtggagtatgatagttctctgaactatgattgtcggtatagacaatggcagcaaagaattgtcggtgttgacaatggaagctgaagatgtgtgactatttcaatcaaggtggagattgttaggatttggttgaattagtcccacattgcttaggatagcaaatggagtgggtggcctaggctataaatatgaggctaagttctccatttgtttttgcaccagtcagaaacactttaagcttgtatctgatttttcttttcctctgtactctttgattagagagtgttgtgaggtgtagttagatatttgctttgaaagagtgtgggtgtactggggtgccggtgagagaaagaagtctatgtgttgtaacaattttcacatagtgatattctctggttgtcatttgacaacggccgtggttttttctccggtaattggagtttccacgttaaattcttgtgttgtgattgtgtctattttatttctctgtcaaaggtgttttctcaagggggaattgtgtcttattcccaacacctTGCTTTGTCCTGGGAGAGTTCTTATAGGTTTTGGTGAAGCTAAGAATAAAGTGAAAATGATGAGGAGTGAAAGAATGAGTGCCTTTTTTCTTTTTGGCTGTCAGCAGTGAATTAttcattctaaaatttaaagaaagtTTTGAAATAAAAGTATCATAAATTATTTTCCATATGGAATGTGTAGTGGTGATTTTGCTCAATATTGGAGGagatattttatcattttatatgTGTCAGATTCAACATACAAAGAGTATGGTGACAGAATCTGTTATCAGCGGCGTGTCAGTTCCCCGCAACACGCTATGGGCGTGGTGATGTGGCAAGTATGCAGGCATGGAAACTCTTTGGCAACACGCAGTGGGTGTATTGCCTGTGAATCAAGCAGGCGTTGCAGAGGTTCCGTTACTTCTCAAAGAGCTGCAGCAATACGGGGTGGGCGTGTTGGAGACCGCATGTTTGGAACAGCTCCTCCACCTCAATAAGCAGCGAACACAATGTTGAGACTCTATAAATTGAGTCCCTCACCCCATTTCATGCATTAGCGAGCTTTCTGTTTGTgttaaagagaaaagaaataaagtgagaaaagaagaagaagaaagagtttagtcgttttaaaaaaaaaaacagaataaaaaaaaatatttgtttgtatttatttaaaaaaatagtacgTAATTATATGGCATTTGAAGAATTATGtaagttgataaattttattttttatgtatttaaatttttgtaatttttgttattattagtatCATATGATGAAAATAtagtattgttattatttttttgtattttattaatatttttgaataatctttttatttttctaatataatcatattttattttatataaatgtgaatatataatttttttgaatttttttactaTAATGGGATTATTTTTctgtatatttaataaataatttaaatattaataaataaatattttaataaataaatattattaaatataaatatttattgataatatttaaataactaaatattttttatttatgattaaaaataacaatatttATATTGATGTAAATtagtattataaataatttttatttatataaactaataaatatatttttgttgaacCAGCTTAACACGAATTTGATAGTTCGTAAACTAGATTTGCTGCAGACGTGAAATTCGATGGTCGAAAACTACTTACGCTCAACGGAATTCTACCACGTTTCTAGGATTGGGGTGATAAGAGGATTCTATCCCTTATTAGCTGCTCTTGTGGAAAGGTAGAGGCTAAAGATTCATACCTTTGTATTCTCGGTGGGTGAGGTTACTGTGACACTGAAAGATATCGCTTATATATTTGGCCTACCCATTGATGGAGAGCCTATGAGCGGCTGGACAGATAGTAGTAAAGACTTCTTACAGAGCCAGAGCATCACGATATTCGGTCGCGAACCAGTTGTCAGTAGTTCTTCGAAATCCTATATAAAGCTAGGTTGGGTTCGGCGTATCAGAGACGCAGAGCCATTGGACACTGGGGAGTCTATTAAGAGATACGTCAGATTTCAAATTTTCTGTTTGTTGGGTTCAACCCTATTCACGTATAAGTCGGCTGCATATGCGCACGCGAAGTATCTACCGTTGCTTCGTGATTTCGAGCGGATCCATACTTATAGTTGGGGGTCAGCATATCTCGCGCATCTTTACATGGCACTATGCCGTGCATCACGAAGGAGATGGATGGTCCTCTTAATCTGTTGTTTGTTTGGGCATAGGAGCAACTGCCGTGTATTGTGCCAATACCAAGATAGTCCCTTCCACCAGCTGAGATACCAGTTACCATGAGGTAACAGTTCCTATTTTAGTCCTGCATTATATTAACCCAGCATATTTGATTGACGATAaccgtttttaattttttcaatgaaCCATGTTTCAGGTGGAGTCATTCCAAACGGACCACAGCGTGATCAGAGGCTGGACCAGATTCTTATTGACATATGTCTCCCCAAAGCACAGTAGAAGCGTGATGCCAAGGGGCAACCATACCAGTTGGGGAGGCACGATTTAAGGCCGgttgctaggggatggttggagttcattcagcgCTCCattattcctactagtaaccggttcGAGGTTACTCTTGACTGAGtggtgatgattcactgcatcatgctcGGTAATGAAGTGGAGGTGCATCATGTGATTCCTCAAGAGTTGTACAGCATAGTCGCGAAGGCCTCCACTTCTGCCAGGCTGGCCTTTCCCCACCTCATCTTCCGCCTGTGTGACGCCGCTCGAGTGCGCATAAATCACGACACCCCTATTGACATCGAGAAGCCGATCATTAGGAGGGATATGGAGTATATTAAGGAGTATGCCTGAACACCGCCTCAGGAGCCA is a window encoding:
- the LOC112782284 gene encoding uncharacterized protein isoform X1, producing the protein MKPSSTTEPTKSTTTISITTLSPQNEDQQQHNVPLLMQQPCYARSKPISSDELRNLRIILKWCALDHSYCFGRIISYALFVVLAVAAPLLISIFIGVSHSASIDDPFKFNKLVQLPESALAVIAFFTLSRFFRRYGLRQLLFLDILQDDSMYVRRGYTRELEKAFKYLSFIILPSFFVQLAHKILLFTTAKITVRHIGPAANGGQFPLNSILFLLVLVSWVYRTGVFLLMCVLFRLTCELQILRFEGLKKLFEGCGDGCNNEASVIFREHVRIRRQLWVTSHRYRFFIIGSLVTISVSQLAALLLVLESKSHKTFFNSGDLVICSAVQLSGFLLCLVSAARITHRAQGIVSIATKWHMLVTNASAESEQFKAQMMPPECDSDSDSHSHSEGIYISVTSQQRPSSSFQTRQALVTYLQHNYGGITVFGFLLDRGLLYTLFAFEFSLVMWILSKVVVLS
- the LOC112782284 gene encoding uncharacterized protein isoform X2, whose protein sequence is MKPSSTTEPTKSTTTISITTLSPQNEDQQQHNVPLLMQQPCYARSKPISSDELRNLRIILKWCALDHSYCFGRIISYALFVVLAVAAPLLISIFIGVSHSASIDDPFKFNKLVQLPESALAVIAFFTLSRFFRRYGLRQLLFLDILQDDSMYVRRGYTRELEKAFKYLSFIILPSFFVQLAHKILLFTTAKITVRHIGPAANGGQFPLNSILFLLVLVSWVYRTGVFLLMCVLFRLTCELQILRFEGLKKLFEGCGDGCNNEASVIFREHVRIRRQLWVTSHRYRFFIIGSLVTISVSQLAALLLVLESKSHKTFFNSGDLVICSAVQLSGFLLCLVSAARITHRAQGIVSIATKWHMLVTNASAESEQFKAQMMPPECDSDSDSHSHSEGIYISVTSQQRPSSSFQTSDIFAA